The following proteins are encoded in a genomic region of Oncorhynchus keta strain PuntledgeMale-10-30-2019 chromosome 8, Oket_V2, whole genome shotgun sequence:
- the tulp4a gene encoding tubby-related protein 4a isoform X1 codes for MFAAVEHGPVLCSDSNILCLSWKGRVPKSEKEKPVCRRRYYEEGWLATGNGRGVVGVTFTSSHCRRDRTTPQRINFNLRGHNSEVVLVRWNEPFQKLATCDTDGGIFVWIQYEGRWSVELVNDRGAQVSDFTWSHDGTQALISYRDGFVLVGSVSGQRHWSSEINLESQITCGIWTPDDQQVLFGTADGQVIVMDCHGRMLAHILLHESDGIVSMSWNYPSFLVEDSSESDTDSDDYTPPQVQRLKPLLTVSFTSGDISLMNNYDDLSPTLIHTGLKDVVVQWCSQGDLLAVAGMERAVLPPDSSCLPPTRNAVVKFYNACGEHIYTLDTPAQRPITTLCWGHRDSRLFLACGPVLYVVRVEHRVASLQLLCQQGIAGALREEKDVAKLTMPSRLCSYVTTAFTPTIKPPIPDPNNMRDFVSYPTAGNERLHCTMKRTEDNPEVGGPCYTLYLEYLGGLVPILKGRRISKLRPEFVIMDPKTDGKADEVYGNSLISSMIDSCNCSDSSDIELSDDWVGKKSPKISRGSKSPKLPRDLVCPFTNRINIDPRKSPKLSRATQEISRSPRLPIRKPSIGSPSLTRREFPLDDITQHNYLAQVTSNIWGTKFKIVGLATFLPTNLGAVIYKTSLLHLQPRQMTIYLPEVRKISMDYINLPVFSPNVFSEDEDDLPVTGASGVADDNPPCTVNIPIAPIHSPAQAMSPTQSIGLVQSLLANQNVQLDVLSNPTAISSVASAGAGGSSDQGQDTILTAQYTVPSRYSSPGQVIFGGLEMSRLLVGPPPSHHHQQQQQQQSHPQSHQQPLQQHHQQQQIQHQQQQQLQHHHQQLQQQQQRLAQQHHQQQLAQQHQQQIQQQQMLQHQQMQQQQIQQQQQHIQQQIQHMQQQQQHIQQQHQQQLQHQQQLQQQLQQQQHTQQLQQQQQQIQQHMQQQQHQQHHQMQQQQQIQQHHQMQQQLQISVPSQVSGAAVHQLQQGALQIPVPHPAGGLVAERRVSVEHEHLLKIKPTRSAPQLAEGDTVVFSAPLELSKMNPPPPYPGTVAAAAASAAAAAANATSGQAGGSNGTPPPVDLCLKKGEFSLYPPGQQAAQYPTPLGYERITTFDSRGNVEEVCRPRTRLVCNQNIYTLQVPGSSATLRVTSSSSSTDAKKIQLPYASATLNRLTVPRYSIPSGDPPPYPDTANQNTTGGRSTGQRLDSSLIHATLRRNSREAALKVSQMLDPQRTLPTKAKSQNAALAASYQQRVPKALYTCSQCSSNSSGLSSAASSAPSGTANGIAGGTIIRQDFPPGNGAPHSTVIVHSNSASPLVSQSSYNLDGSGNGGGGGNRDRADYVNSAFTEDEALSQSLRHLALGGADVSGLTVKRPPPYQWDPATTEEVWVPQERTGTLSSAGPTGPHKPPPLILSPAQHLDISRLPFILSPKSPTSPSAASFQAAAVAAGYQISLQYAPGTTYSGPQQQPMPGSPRLCSPKEVVAPVPFNQQDATLVLPPGYPANLSNLACCPLPPMYPGGSSCAGLPIPPIALHTPWGTYNPCPPMPSPSGTLPPMPPKLSQMMVDKSVLSPPPPPPPPPPPPPAELQLQGHGGSPEAMAMEAGEGFQEVLSLNESPVPSSAEKFGKKNRKRADGRAEEANAPAIAEGGKSKKEGRALGDFNSLISSPRLGSREKKKPKGQKEQQLKAKKLSKAPTNSEFQDSSESEPELFISGDELLNQCQSGKKGWKSKRSLRAASELEEIKCRKANEKEDRGLGSQGFVYVMANKQPLWNEATQVYQLDFGGRVTQESAKNFQIELEGRQVMQFGRIDGNAYILDFQYPFSAVQAFAVALANVTQRLK; via the exons GTGGTGCTGGTGCGATGGAACGAGCCCTTTCAGAAACTGGCCACTTGTGACACAGACGGAGGGATCTTTGTGTGGATCCAGTACGAGGGCCGCTGGTCTGTGGAGCTGGTCAACGATCGCGGGGCTCAG GTGAGTGACTTCACCTGGTCTCATGACGGTACCCAGGCTCTCATCTCTTACCGTGATGGCTTTGTCCTGGTGGGCTCGGTCAGCGGCCAGAGACACTGGTCATCAGAGATCAACCTGGAGAGCCAGATCACCTGTGGTATCTGGACCCCCGATGACCAGCAG GTATTGTTTGGTACTGCGGACGGCCAGGTGATCGTGATGGACTGCCACGGGCGCATGCTGGCCCACATCCTGCTGCACGAGTCAGACGGCATTGTCAGCATGTCATGGAACTACCCCAGCTTCCTGGTGGAGgacagcagcgagagcgacacaGACTCTGACGACTACACACCACCACAAG TCCAACGTTTGAAGCCTCTGCTGACGGTCAGCTTCACCTCTGGAGACATCAGCCTGATGAACAACTATGATGACCTCTCCCCCACTCTTATCCACACTGGCCTAAAAg atgtGGTAGTCCAGTGGTGTTCTCAGGGGGATCTCCTCGCCgtggctgggatggagagagctGTCTTGCCCCCCGACTCCTCCTGTCTACCTCCCACCAGAAACGCCGTCGTTAAGTTCTACAACGCCTGCGGAGAACACATCTACACACTGGACACGCCTGCACaa CGTCCCATCACCACGCTGTGCTGGGGTCACCGGGACTCTCGTCTGTTCTTGGCTTGTGGCCCGGTACTCTACGTGGTGCGGGTGGAGCACCGGGTGGCCAGCCTGCAGCTGCTGTGCCAGCAGGGCATTGCCGGGGCGCTCCGGGAGGAGAAGGACGTGGCAAAGCTCACCATGCCCTCTCGTCTCTGTTCTTACGTCACCACAGCCTTCACACCCACCATCAAG cCCCCCATTCCAGACCCCAACAATATGCGTGACTTTGTGAGTTACCCGACGGCAGGGAACGAGCGGCTGCACTGCACCATGAAGCGGACGGAGGACAACCCTGAGGTGGGCGGGCCCTGCTACACCCTCTACCTGGAGTACCTGGGGGGCTTGGTGCCCATCCTCAAGGGCCGACGCATCAGCAAGCTCCGTCCCGAGTTCGTGATCATGGACCCCAAGACGGACGGCAAAGCAG atGAGGTGTATGGGAACAGTCTGATCTCGTCGATGATAGACAGCTGTAACTGTTCAGACTCCAGTGATATAGAGCTGAGTGACGACTGGGTTGGCAAGAAATCCCCAAAGATATCCAGAGGCAGCAAGTCTCCCAAACTTCCCAG AGACTTAGTCTGTCCCTTTACCAACAGAATCAATATTGACCCCAGAAAGTCCCCCAAACTGTCCCGCGCTACCCAGGAGATCTCGCGGTCGCCACGGTTACCCATCCGGAAGCCGTCCATTGGGTCCCCAAGTCTCACCCGCAGAGAGTTCCCCTTAGATGACATCACACAG CATAACTACCTTGCTCAGGTTACATCCAACATTTGGGGAACAAAGTTTAAGATTGTGGGACTTGCCACCTTCTTGCCAACCAATCTTGGTGCAG tgatCTACAAGACAAGTCTGCTCCACTTGCAGCCCAGACAGATGACCATCTACCTGCCGGAGGTGCGTAAGATCTCTATGGACTACATCAACCTACCTGTGTTCAGCCCCAACGTCTTCAGTGAGGATGAGGATGACCTGCCAGTCACCGGGGCCTCGGGCGTGGCCGACGACAACCCTCCCTGCACTGTCAACATCCCCATTGCCCCCATCCACAGTCCCGCCCAGGCCATGTCCCCCACCCAGAGCATCGGCCTGGTCCAGTCCCTCCTAGCCAATCAGAACGTCCAGCTGGACGTCCTATCCAATCCCACGGCCATCTCCTCTGTGGCTTCTGCAGGGGCAGGGGGGTCGTCTGACCAGGGCCAGGACACCATCCTGACCGCCCAGTACACGGTTCCCAGCAGGTACTCCAGTCCTGGACAGGTCATATTTGGAGGGCTGGAGATGAGCCGGCTTCTGGTTGGGCCTCCTCCCTCTCatcaccaccaacaacaacaacaacaacaaagccaTCCACAGAGCCATCAACAACCACTGCAGCAACATCATCAGCAACAACAAATTCAGcatcaacaacagcagcagcttcAGCATCACCATCAACAGctacaacaacagcaacaacgaCTGGCGCAGCAACATCACCAACAGCAACTGGCACAGCAACATCAACAGCAGATCCAGCAGCAGCAGATGCTGCAACACCAACAGATGCAGCAGCAGCAgatccagcagcagcagcaacacatTCAACAGCAGATCCAACACatgcagcaacagcagcagcacatCCAACAACAGCACCAACAACAGCTCCAGCATCAACAACAGCTCCAGCAGCAGTTACAGCAGCAGCAACACACACAGCAGctgcagcaacagcagcaacagatACAGCAGCAtatgcaacaacaacagcatcagcAGCACCATCAGatgcagcaacagcagcagataCAACAGCACCATCAGATGCAGCAACAGCTCCAGATCTCTGTCCCCTCTCAGGTGTCAGGTGCAGCGGTGCACCAGCTCCAACAGGGTGCGCTCCAGATCCCTGTCCCCCACCCTGCAGGGGGGCTGGTGGCTGAGAGAAGGGTCAGCGTGGAACATGAGCACCTGCTGAAGATCAAACCCACCCGCTCTGCCCCCCAGCTGGCTGAGGGGGACACGGTGGTGTTCAGCGCCCCTCTGGAGCTCAGCAAGATGAACCCCCCGCCCCCCTACCCTGGGACGGTGGCCGCAGCTGCAGCCTCTGCCGCTGCTGCAGCAGCCAACGCCACCTCTGGACAGGCTGGGGGCAGTAACGGCACCCCGCCGCCAGTGGACCTGTGCCTGAAGAAGGGCGagttctccctgtatcctccTGGCCAGCAGGCGGCACAGTACCCAACGCCGCTAGGCTACGAGCGGATAACTACGTTCGACAGCAGGGGTAACGTGGAAGAGGTGTGCCGGCCTCGAACGCGGCTTGTCTGCAACCAGAACATTTACACGCTCCAGGTCCCGGGAAGCTCAGCAACCCTCCGGGTtacctcttcttcttcctcaacAGACGCGAAGAAGATCCAGCTGCCCTACGCCTCGGCAACCCTCAACCGGCTCACCGTTCCCCGCTATTCCATTCCCAGTGGAGATCCGCCCCCCTACCCCGACACAGCCAATCAGAACACCACAGGGGGGAGGAGCACCGGACAGAGGCTGGACAGCAGTCTGATCCATGCCACACTCAGGCGGAATAGCCGAGAGGCCGCTCTCAAAGTTTCCCAGATGCTGGACCCTCAGAGGACCCTGCCCACTAAAGCCAAATCCCAAAACGCTGCACTGGCGGCTTCCTACCAACAAAGGGTGCCCAAAGCCCTGTACACCTGCAGTCAgtgcagtagtaacagcagtgggCTTAGCAGTGCAGCCAGCAGTGCTCCCAGTGGGACTGCGAATGGAATCGCAGGAGGTACAATCATTAGACAGGATTTTCCTCCAGGGAATGGAGCTCCTCACAGCACGGTGATCGTCCACTCCAACAGCGCTTCTCCCCTAGTCTCTCAATCCTCATACAACCTGGATGGCTctgggaatggaggaggaggtgggaacAGAGACAGGGCTGACTATGTGAACTCAGCCTTCACAGAGGATGAAGCACTGAGTCAGTCATTGAGGCATCTGGCACTAGGGGGTGCAGATGTGTCTGGACTGACAGTCAAGAGGCCACCGCCATACCAGTGGGACCCAGCCACCACTGAGGAGGTGTGGGTGCCCCAGGAACGGACTGGTACTCTGAGCTCTGCTGGCCCCACCGGACCCCACAAACCACCCCCGCTCATCCTCAGCCCAGCCCAGCACCTCGACATCTCCCGACTGCCTTTCATCCTCTCCCCCAAGTCCCCCACCAGCCCCAGTGCTGCCTCTTTCCAGGCTGCCGCTGTAGCTGCAGGTTACCAGATCTCCCTTCAGTATGCTCCTGGCACAACCTATAGTGGGCCCCAGCAGCAGCCCATGCCAGGCTCTCCCCGTCTCTGCTCCCCTAAGGAGGTGGTGGCCCCGGTCCCTTTCAACCAGCAGGATGCCACCCTGGTCCTCCCACCTGGCTATCCAGCCAACCTGTCTAACCTGGCCTGCTGCCCCCTCCCTCCAATGTACCCGGGGGGAAGCTCCTGTGCCGGGCTCCCCATCCCCCCCATTGCCCTACACACCCCCTGGGGCACCTACAACCCCTGCCCCCCCATGCCCAGCCCCTCGGGGACACTGCCCCCCATGCCCCCCAAGCTCTCTCAGATGATGGTGGACAAGtcagtcctctctccccctcctcccccaccgcCTCCCCCTCCACCGCCCCCAGCAGAGCTGCAGCTGCAGGGTCATGGTGGCTCACCAGAGGCCATGGCAATGGAGGCCGGAGAGGGCTTCCAGGAGGTGCTCTCCCTCAACGAGAGCCCCGTGCCCAGCAGTGCTGAGAAGTTTGGCAAGAAGAACCGCAAGCGGGCAGATGGCAGGGCTGAGGAGGCCAATGCACCGGCCATCGCCGAGGGAGGAAAATCCAAGAAGGAGGGCCGGGCCCTGGGTGACTTCAACTCTCTGATCTCCAGCCCGCGGCTGGGCAGCAGGGAAAAGAAGAAGCCCAAAGGCCAGAAGGAGCAGCAGCTGAAAGCTAAGAAGCTGAGCAAGGCTCCCACAAACAGCGAGTTCCAGGACAGCTCAGAGAGTGAACCTGAGCTCTTCATCAGCGGGGACGAGCTGCTCAACCAGTGCCAGAGCGGCAAGAAGGGCTGGAAGAGCAAGAGGAGCCTACGGGCGGCCAGCGAGCTAGAGGAGATCAAGTGCCGCAAGGCCAATGAGAAGGAGGACCGCGGGTTGGGAAGCCAGGGCTTTGTTTATGTGATGGCCAACAAGCAGCCACTGTGGAATGAGGCCACTCAGGTCTACCAGCTGGACTTTGGGGGACGTGTCACACAGGAGTCGGCCAAGAACTTCCAGATCGAactggaggggagacag GTGATGCAGTTTGGCAGGATTGACGGCAACGCCTACATCCTGGACTTCCAGTACCCGTTCTCTGCTGTTCAAGCCTTCGCAGTGGCTCTAGCTAATGTTACTCAACGCCTCAAATGA
- the tulp4a gene encoding tubby-related protein 4a isoform X3, with amino-acid sequence MGRVPKSEKEKPVCRRRYYEEGWLATGNGRGVVGVTFTSSHCRRDRTTPQRINFNLRGHNSEVVLVRWNEPFQKLATCDTDGGIFVWIQYEGRWSVELVNDRGAQVSDFTWSHDGTQALISYRDGFVLVGSVSGQRHWSSEINLESQITCGIWTPDDQQVLFGTADGQVIVMDCHGRMLAHILLHESDGIVSMSWNYPSFLVEDSSESDTDSDDYTPPQVQRLKPLLTVSFTSGDISLMNNYDDLSPTLIHTGLKDVVVQWCSQGDLLAVAGMERAVLPPDSSCLPPTRNAVVKFYNACGEHIYTLDTPAQRPITTLCWGHRDSRLFLACGPVLYVVRVEHRVASLQLLCQQGIAGALREEKDVAKLTMPSRLCSYVTTAFTPTIKPPIPDPNNMRDFVSYPTAGNERLHCTMKRTEDNPEVGGPCYTLYLEYLGGLVPILKGRRISKLRPEFVIMDPKTDGKADEVYGNSLISSMIDSCNCSDSSDIELSDDWVGKKSPKISRGSKSPKLPRDLVCPFTNRINIDPRKSPKLSRATQEISRSPRLPIRKPSIGSPSLTRREFPLDDITQHNYLAQVTSNIWGTKFKIVGLATFLPTNLGAVIYKTSLLHLQPRQMTIYLPEVRKISMDYINLPVFSPNVFSEDEDDLPVTGASGVADDNPPCTVNIPIAPIHSPAQAMSPTQSIGLVQSLLANQNVQLDVLSNPTAISSVASAGAGGSSDQGQDTILTAQYTVPSRYSSPGQVIFGGLEMSRLLVGPPPSHHHQQQQQQQSHPQSHQQPLQQHHQQQQIQHQQQQQLQHHHQQLQQQQQRLAQQHHQQQLAQQHQQQIQQQQMLQHQQMQQQQIQQQQQHIQQQIQHMQQQQQHIQQQHQQQLQHQQQLQQQLQQQQHTQQLQQQQQQIQQHMQQQQHQQHHQMQQQQQIQQHHQMQQQLQISVPSQVSGAAVHQLQQGALQIPVPHPAGGLVAERRVSVEHEHLLKIKPTRSAPQLAEGDTVVFSAPLELSKMNPPPPYPGTVAAAAASAAAAAANATSGQAGGSNGTPPPVDLCLKKGEFSLYPPGQQAAQYPTPLGYERITTFDSRGNVEEVCRPRTRLVCNQNIYTLQVPGSSATLRVTSSSSSTDAKKIQLPYASATLNRLTVPRYSIPSGDPPPYPDTANQNTTGGRSTGQRLDSSLIHATLRRNSREAALKVSQMLDPQRTLPTKAKSQNAALAASYQQRVPKALYTCSQCSSNSSGLSSAASSAPSGTANGIAGGTIIRQDFPPGNGAPHSTVIVHSNSASPLVSQSSYNLDGSGNGGGGGNRDRADYVNSAFTEDEALSQSLRHLALGGADVSGLTVKRPPPYQWDPATTEEVWVPQERTGTLSSAGPTGPHKPPPLILSPAQHLDISRLPFILSPKSPTSPSAASFQAAAVAAGYQISLQYAPGTTYSGPQQQPMPGSPRLCSPKEVVAPVPFNQQDATLVLPPGYPANLSNLACCPLPPMYPGGSSCAGLPIPPIALHTPWGTYNPCPPMPSPSGTLPPMPPKLSQMMVDKSVLSPPPPPPPPPPPPPAELQLQGHGGSPEAMAMEAGEGFQEVLSLNESPVPSSAEKFGKKNRKRADGRAEEANAPAIAEGGKSKKEGRALGDFNSLISSPRLGSREKKKPKGQKEQQLKAKKLSKAPTNSEFQDSSESEPELFISGDELLNQCQSGKKGWKSKRSLRAASELEEIKCRKANEKEDRGLGSQGFVYVMANKQPLWNEATQVYQLDFGGRVTQESAKNFQIELEGRQVMQFGRIDGNAYILDFQYPFSAVQAFAVALANVTQRLK; translated from the exons GTGGTGCTGGTGCGATGGAACGAGCCCTTTCAGAAACTGGCCACTTGTGACACAGACGGAGGGATCTTTGTGTGGATCCAGTACGAGGGCCGCTGGTCTGTGGAGCTGGTCAACGATCGCGGGGCTCAG GTGAGTGACTTCACCTGGTCTCATGACGGTACCCAGGCTCTCATCTCTTACCGTGATGGCTTTGTCCTGGTGGGCTCGGTCAGCGGCCAGAGACACTGGTCATCAGAGATCAACCTGGAGAGCCAGATCACCTGTGGTATCTGGACCCCCGATGACCAGCAG GTATTGTTTGGTACTGCGGACGGCCAGGTGATCGTGATGGACTGCCACGGGCGCATGCTGGCCCACATCCTGCTGCACGAGTCAGACGGCATTGTCAGCATGTCATGGAACTACCCCAGCTTCCTGGTGGAGgacagcagcgagagcgacacaGACTCTGACGACTACACACCACCACAAG TCCAACGTTTGAAGCCTCTGCTGACGGTCAGCTTCACCTCTGGAGACATCAGCCTGATGAACAACTATGATGACCTCTCCCCCACTCTTATCCACACTGGCCTAAAAg atgtGGTAGTCCAGTGGTGTTCTCAGGGGGATCTCCTCGCCgtggctgggatggagagagctGTCTTGCCCCCCGACTCCTCCTGTCTACCTCCCACCAGAAACGCCGTCGTTAAGTTCTACAACGCCTGCGGAGAACACATCTACACACTGGACACGCCTGCACaa CGTCCCATCACCACGCTGTGCTGGGGTCACCGGGACTCTCGTCTGTTCTTGGCTTGTGGCCCGGTACTCTACGTGGTGCGGGTGGAGCACCGGGTGGCCAGCCTGCAGCTGCTGTGCCAGCAGGGCATTGCCGGGGCGCTCCGGGAGGAGAAGGACGTGGCAAAGCTCACCATGCCCTCTCGTCTCTGTTCTTACGTCACCACAGCCTTCACACCCACCATCAAG cCCCCCATTCCAGACCCCAACAATATGCGTGACTTTGTGAGTTACCCGACGGCAGGGAACGAGCGGCTGCACTGCACCATGAAGCGGACGGAGGACAACCCTGAGGTGGGCGGGCCCTGCTACACCCTCTACCTGGAGTACCTGGGGGGCTTGGTGCCCATCCTCAAGGGCCGACGCATCAGCAAGCTCCGTCCCGAGTTCGTGATCATGGACCCCAAGACGGACGGCAAAGCAG atGAGGTGTATGGGAACAGTCTGATCTCGTCGATGATAGACAGCTGTAACTGTTCAGACTCCAGTGATATAGAGCTGAGTGACGACTGGGTTGGCAAGAAATCCCCAAAGATATCCAGAGGCAGCAAGTCTCCCAAACTTCCCAG AGACTTAGTCTGTCCCTTTACCAACAGAATCAATATTGACCCCAGAAAGTCCCCCAAACTGTCCCGCGCTACCCAGGAGATCTCGCGGTCGCCACGGTTACCCATCCGGAAGCCGTCCATTGGGTCCCCAAGTCTCACCCGCAGAGAGTTCCCCTTAGATGACATCACACAG CATAACTACCTTGCTCAGGTTACATCCAACATTTGGGGAACAAAGTTTAAGATTGTGGGACTTGCCACCTTCTTGCCAACCAATCTTGGTGCAG tgatCTACAAGACAAGTCTGCTCCACTTGCAGCCCAGACAGATGACCATCTACCTGCCGGAGGTGCGTAAGATCTCTATGGACTACATCAACCTACCTGTGTTCAGCCCCAACGTCTTCAGTGAGGATGAGGATGACCTGCCAGTCACCGGGGCCTCGGGCGTGGCCGACGACAACCCTCCCTGCACTGTCAACATCCCCATTGCCCCCATCCACAGTCCCGCCCAGGCCATGTCCCCCACCCAGAGCATCGGCCTGGTCCAGTCCCTCCTAGCCAATCAGAACGTCCAGCTGGACGTCCTATCCAATCCCACGGCCATCTCCTCTGTGGCTTCTGCAGGGGCAGGGGGGTCGTCTGACCAGGGCCAGGACACCATCCTGACCGCCCAGTACACGGTTCCCAGCAGGTACTCCAGTCCTGGACAGGTCATATTTGGAGGGCTGGAGATGAGCCGGCTTCTGGTTGGGCCTCCTCCCTCTCatcaccaccaacaacaacaacaacaacaaagccaTCCACAGAGCCATCAACAACCACTGCAGCAACATCATCAGCAACAACAAATTCAGcatcaacaacagcagcagcttcAGCATCACCATCAACAGctacaacaacagcaacaacgaCTGGCGCAGCAACATCACCAACAGCAACTGGCACAGCAACATCAACAGCAGATCCAGCAGCAGCAGATGCTGCAACACCAACAGATGCAGCAGCAGCAgatccagcagcagcagcaacacatTCAACAGCAGATCCAACACatgcagcaacagcagcagcacatCCAACAACAGCACCAACAACAGCTCCAGCATCAACAACAGCTCCAGCAGCAGTTACAGCAGCAGCAACACACACAGCAGctgcagcaacagcagcaacagatACAGCAGCAtatgcaacaacaacagcatcagcAGCACCATCAGatgcagcaacagcagcagataCAACAGCACCATCAGATGCAGCAACAGCTCCAGATCTCTGTCCCCTCTCAGGTGTCAGGTGCAGCGGTGCACCAGCTCCAACAGGGTGCGCTCCAGATCCCTGTCCCCCACCCTGCAGGGGGGCTGGTGGCTGAGAGAAGGGTCAGCGTGGAACATGAGCACCTGCTGAAGATCAAACCCACCCGCTCTGCCCCCCAGCTGGCTGAGGGGGACACGGTGGTGTTCAGCGCCCCTCTGGAGCTCAGCAAGATGAACCCCCCGCCCCCCTACCCTGGGACGGTGGCCGCAGCTGCAGCCTCTGCCGCTGCTGCAGCAGCCAACGCCACCTCTGGACAGGCTGGGGGCAGTAACGGCACCCCGCCGCCAGTGGACCTGTGCCTGAAGAAGGGCGagttctccctgtatcctccTGGCCAGCAGGCGGCACAGTACCCAACGCCGCTAGGCTACGAGCGGATAACTACGTTCGACAGCAGGGGTAACGTGGAAGAGGTGTGCCGGCCTCGAACGCGGCTTGTCTGCAACCAGAACATTTACACGCTCCAGGTCCCGGGAAGCTCAGCAACCCTCCGGGTtacctcttcttcttcctcaacAGACGCGAAGAAGATCCAGCTGCCCTACGCCTCGGCAACCCTCAACCGGCTCACCGTTCCCCGCTATTCCATTCCCAGTGGAGATCCGCCCCCCTACCCCGACACAGCCAATCAGAACACCACAGGGGGGAGGAGCACCGGACAGAGGCTGGACAGCAGTCTGATCCATGCCACACTCAGGCGGAATAGCCGAGAGGCCGCTCTCAAAGTTTCCCAGATGCTGGACCCTCAGAGGACCCTGCCCACTAAAGCCAAATCCCAAAACGCTGCACTGGCGGCTTCCTACCAACAAAGGGTGCCCAAAGCCCTGTACACCTGCAGTCAgtgcagtagtaacagcagtgggCTTAGCAGTGCAGCCAGCAGTGCTCCCAGTGGGACTGCGAATGGAATCGCAGGAGGTACAATCATTAGACAGGATTTTCCTCCAGGGAATGGAGCTCCTCACAGCACGGTGATCGTCCACTCCAACAGCGCTTCTCCCCTAGTCTCTCAATCCTCATACAACCTGGATGGCTctgggaatggaggaggaggtgggaacAGAGACAGGGCTGACTATGTGAACTCAGCCTTCACAGAGGATGAAGCACTGAGTCAGTCATTGAGGCATCTGGCACTAGGGGGTGCAGATGTGTCTGGACTGACAGTCAAGAGGCCACCGCCATACCAGTGGGACCCAGCCACCACTGAGGAGGTGTGGGTGCCCCAGGAACGGACTGGTACTCTGAGCTCTGCTGGCCCCACCGGACCCCACAAACCACCCCCGCTCATCCTCAGCCCAGCCCAGCACCTCGACATCTCCCGACTGCCTTTCATCCTCTCCCCCAAGTCCCCCACCAGCCCCAGTGCTGCCTCTTTCCAGGCTGCCGCTGTAGCTGCAGGTTACCAGATCTCCCTTCAGTATGCTCCTGGCACAACCTATAGTGGGCCCCAGCAGCAGCCCATGCCAGGCTCTCCCCGTCTCTGCTCCCCTAAGGAGGTGGTGGCCCCGGTCCCTTTCAACCAGCAGGATGCCACCCTGGTCCTCCCACCTGGCTATCCAGCCAACCTGTCTAACCTGGCCTGCTGCCCCCTCCCTCCAATGTACCCGGGGGGAAGCTCCTGTGCCGGGCTCCCCATCCCCCCCATTGCCCTACACACCCCCTGGGGCACCTACAACCCCTGCCCCCCCATGCCCAGCCCCTCGGGGACACTGCCCCCCATGCCCCCCAAGCTCTCTCAGATGATGGTGGACAAGtcagtcctctctccccctcctcccccaccgcCTCCCCCTCCACCGCCCCCAGCAGAGCTGCAGCTGCAGGGTCATGGTGGCTCACCAGAGGCCATGGCAATGGAGGCCGGAGAGGGCTTCCAGGAGGTGCTCTCCCTCAACGAGAGCCCCGTGCCCAGCAGTGCTGAGAAGTTTGGCAAGAAGAACCGCAAGCGGGCAGATGGCAGGGCTGAGGAGGCCAATGCACCGGCCATCGCCGAGGGAGGAAAATCCAAGAAGGAGGGCCGGGCCCTGGGTGACTTCAACTCTCTGATCTCCAGCCCGCGGCTGGGCAGCAGGGAAAAGAAGAAGCCCAAAGGCCAGAAGGAGCAGCAGCTGAAAGCTAAGAAGCTGAGCAAGGCTCCCACAAACAGCGAGTTCCAGGACAGCTCAGAGAGTGAACCTGAGCTCTTCATCAGCGGGGACGAGCTGCTCAACCAGTGCCAGAGCGGCAAGAAGGGCTGGAAGAGCAAGAGGAGCCTACGGGCGGCCAGCGAGCTAGAGGAGATCAAGTGCCGCAAGGCCAATGAGAAGGAGGACCGCGGGTTGGGAAGCCAGGGCTTTGTTTATGTGATGGCCAACAAGCAGCCACTGTGGAATGAGGCCACTCAGGTCTACCAGCTGGACTTTGGGGGACGTGTCACACAGGAGTCGGCCAAGAACTTCCAGATCGAactggaggggagacag GTGATGCAGTTTGGCAGGATTGACGGCAACGCCTACATCCTGGACTTCCAGTACCCGTTCTCTGCTGTTCAAGCCTTCGCAGTGGCTCTAGCTAATGTTACTCAACGCCTCAAATGA